The following proteins come from a genomic window of Elusimicrobiota bacterium:
- the accC gene encoding acetyl-CoA carboxylase biotin carboxylase subunit translates to MFKKILIANRGEIAVRVIRACRELGIKTVAVHSDIDRSSMHVRHADESVCIGAAPAAESYLNIPAIISAAEITGADAIHPGYGFLSENTHFAEVCESCHITFIGPSKDAIRKMGDKAEARKIMGDYGVPIIPGTKGCVDINDKELMKTARKIGFPLLVKAKAGGGGKGMRVVQDAHFLKDAILAAQNEAKAAFGNGDVYMERYLNAPRHIEVQILGDAHGKVISFPERDCSVQRRHQKLIEESPSSSISDTIRKKMGKAARLAAKAVKYQTVGTVEFLYDEKTDDFFFIEMNTRIQVEHPVTEMVTGIDLIKEQIRTAAGEKIPFDAEDVQIKHHALECRINAEDPERNFMPSPGKITNLILPGGPGVRVDTHVYPGYTIPSYYDSLMAKLIVAGRVGPGGGRESVIRRMARALDEFVVEGVKTTIPFHRDVMANEAFLRGDVKTDFIEKHLALQPVH, encoded by the coding sequence ATGTTTAAAAAAATTCTGATTGCCAACCGCGGCGAAATCGCCGTGCGTGTCATCCGCGCCTGCCGCGAACTGGGGATCAAAACCGTCGCGGTTCACTCCGACATCGATCGAAGTTCGATGCACGTGCGTCACGCCGACGAGTCCGTTTGCATCGGGGCCGCGCCGGCGGCCGAAAGCTATCTCAACATCCCGGCGATCATTTCCGCCGCCGAGATCACCGGGGCCGACGCCATCCACCCCGGTTACGGGTTCCTGTCCGAGAACACCCATTTCGCCGAAGTTTGCGAAAGTTGCCACATCACGTTCATCGGGCCTTCCAAGGACGCCATCCGCAAAATGGGCGACAAGGCCGAAGCCCGCAAAATCATGGGCGACTACGGCGTGCCGATCATTCCCGGCACCAAGGGGTGCGTCGACATCAACGACAAGGAATTGATGAAGACGGCCCGCAAGATCGGTTTTCCTTTGTTGGTCAAGGCGAAGGCCGGCGGCGGCGGAAAGGGCATGCGCGTCGTGCAGGACGCGCATTTCTTGAAGGACGCCATCCTGGCCGCCCAGAACGAGGCGAAAGCCGCCTTCGGCAACGGCGACGTGTACATGGAGCGCTACCTCAACGCGCCCCGCCACATCGAAGTGCAGATCCTGGGCGACGCCCACGGGAAAGTGATCAGTTTCCCCGAGCGCGATTGTTCCGTCCAACGCCGCCACCAAAAATTGATCGAGGAATCGCCCTCCTCGTCGATTTCCGACACGATCCGCAAGAAAATGGGCAAGGCCGCCCGTCTGGCGGCCAAGGCCGTGAAATACCAGACGGTCGGCACCGTGGAGTTTCTGTACGACGAAAAAACGGACGACTTCTTTTTCATTGAAATGAACACGCGCATCCAAGTCGAACACCCCGTGACCGAAATGGTCACCGGCATCGACCTCATCAAGGAGCAGATCCGCACCGCCGCGGGGGAAAAGATCCCCTTCGACGCCGAGGACGTGCAGATCAAGCACCACGCGCTCGAATGCCGCATCAACGCCGAAGACCCGGAGCGCAATTTCATGCCTTCCCCCGGCAAAATCACCAACCTGATCCTGCCCGGCGGCCCCGGCGTGCGCGTGGACACCCACGTCTATCCCGGCTACACCATTCCGTCGTATTACGACAGCCTCATGGCCAAGCTCATCGTGGCGGGCCGCGTGGGGCCCGGCGGCGGGCGGGAATCGGTCATCCGCCGGATGGCGCGCGCCCTGGACGAATTCGTGGTCGAAGGCGTCAAGACCACCATTCCCTTCCACCGCGACGTCATGGCCAACGAGGCGTTCCTTCGAGGCGACGTCAAAACCGACTTCATCGAAAAACACCTGGCGCTCCAGCCGGTCCACTGA
- a CDS encoding D-sedoheptulose 7-phosphate isomerase yields MKESPAIARAAGLLVLALRKGKKLLAFGNGGSAADAQHLTAELSGRFEKDRRGLPAVALTTNPSAVTAIANDYSYDDIFSRQLQGLVAKGDVVVAISTSGNSRNVLEGVREAKKAGATIIAWTGKGGGKLKELADVCLDVPSDRTARIQEGHLAILHALCAIVEDELFPSTGKASGYK; encoded by the coding sequence ATGAAAGAATCGCCGGCCATCGCCCGCGCGGCGGGTCTGTTGGTCCTCGCCCTCCGTAAAGGGAAAAAGCTGCTGGCCTTCGGCAACGGCGGTTCGGCCGCCGACGCCCAACACTTGACGGCGGAACTCTCCGGTCGATTTGAAAAAGACCGGCGGGGCCTGCCGGCCGTGGCCCTGACCACCAATCCCTCCGCGGTCACGGCCATCGCCAACGATTATTCCTACGACGATATTTTTTCGCGGCAGCTCCAAGGGCTGGTCGCCAAGGGCGACGTCGTCGTGGCCATTTCCACCTCGGGCAATTCCCGCAATGTTTTGGAGGGCGTCCGTGAGGCCAAGAAGGCCGGGGCGACGATTATCGCCTGGACCGGCAAGGGCGGGGGAAAGCTCAAGGAACTCGCCGACGTCTGCCTCGATGTGCCTTCCGACCGCACGGCCCGCATCCAAGAAGGTCATTTGGCCATCTTGCACGCTTTGTGCGCGATTGTGGAGGACGAGCTTTTTCCTTCCACGGGGAAGGCGAGTGGCTACAAGTAG
- a CDS encoding adenylyltransferase/cytidyltransferase family protein encodes MATSRVLGAATLARRLGRLRRGKTVVFTNGCFDLVHAGHLKVLEWARRQGDLLVVGLNADASVRRLKGPRRPILPLNDRAALMAALKPVDFVTWFTEDTPRNLIRRLRPDVLVKGGDWTADAIVGREFVKKVVRIPLFKGRSTTGIIEKITRLHR; translated from the coding sequence GTGGCTACAAGTAGGGTTCTCGGCGCCGCCACCCTCGCGCGGCGGCTCGGGCGGTTGCGACGGGGAAAAACCGTCGTTTTCACGAACGGCTGCTTCGATTTGGTCCACGCCGGGCATTTGAAAGTGTTGGAGTGGGCGCGCCGTCAGGGGGACCTCCTGGTGGTCGGCCTGAACGCCGACGCCTCCGTCCGGCGCCTCAAGGGACCCCGACGCCCCATTCTTCCGTTGAACGACCGCGCCGCCTTGATGGCCGCGCTCAAACCCGTCGATTTCGTGACGTGGTTCACCGAGGACACGCCCCGGAACTTAATCCGCCGCCTGCGCCCCGACGTGCTGGTGAAAGGCGGGGATTGGACCGCGGACGCCATCGTGGGCCGGGAGTTCGTGAAGAAAGTCGTTCGCATTCCCCTGTTCAAGGGGCGGTCGACCACGGGGATCATCGAGAAAATCACCCGGCTCCATCGATGA
- the thiE gene encoding thiamine phosphate synthase, with amino-acid sequence MTDPRKRLFDLSDVSLYFVTTPPWEGTSYADQVARACAGGVDIVQLRDKKISTRELLRLAKELQAICDRTGALFVLNDRVDVALAADVDGVHVGQEDLPVRHARALLGHRKLIGCSTHSTAQALAAVGDGADYISCGPIFATPTKPDYAPVGLELIKEYKRLVRIPFVAIGGIDLGNVDRAVAAGADRVAVVRAVGEATDPAAAARALKDKISKAKAQRLAVAPN; translated from the coding sequence ATGACCGACCCACGCAAGCGTCTTTTCGATTTGTCCGATGTCTCTTTGTATTTCGTCACCACCCCGCCCTGGGAGGGAACAAGTTACGCCGACCAAGTGGCCCGGGCCTGCGCGGGCGGGGTCGACATCGTGCAGTTGCGCGACAAAAAGATTTCGACCCGCGAGCTTTTGCGCTTGGCCAAGGAGTTGCAGGCGATTTGCGACCGGACCGGCGCCCTGTTTGTTTTGAACGACCGCGTGGACGTGGCCCTCGCGGCGGACGTCGACGGCGTTCACGTCGGCCAAGAGGATTTGCCCGTGCGCCACGCCCGCGCGCTCCTGGGGCACCGCAAGCTCATCGGGTGCTCCACCCATTCGACCGCGCAGGCCCTGGCGGCGGTCGGCGACGGGGCGGATTACATCAGCTGCGGGCCGATTTTCGCCACACCCACCAAGCCCGATTACGCGCCCGTCGGTTTGGAACTGATTAAGGAATACAAACGGTTGGTTCGGATTCCCTTCGTGGCGATCGGCGGTATTGATCTCGGAAACGTGGACCGCGCCGTCGCCGCCGGGGCGGACCGCGTCGCCGTCGTCCGCGCCGTGGGGGAGGCGACCGACCCCGCGGCCGCCGCCCGCGCGTTGAAAGACAAAATTTCAAAGGCCAAGGCCCAACGCCTCGCCGTTGCGCCCAACTGA
- the thiC gene encoding phosphomethylpyrimidine synthase ThiC gives MSQNVTQMHRAKAGEITPEMKIVAQKERVEPEFVRQEVARGRAIVPANVNHLKHRLDPMIIGINFNCKLNANLGNSATTSDIQCELNKVDMAVKYHADTLMDLSTGKDLDPTREAIIKHSTVPVGTVPIYGVLARCGKPEDMTAELFLDEVEKQARQGVDYMTIHAGLLKDHIPLTKSRITGIVSRGGSIMAQWMLAHNQENFLYTRFGELCEIFKQHDVSFSLGDGLRPGCLHDANDEAQFGELKALGDLTLKAWAHDVQVMIEGPGHVPMHLIKMNAEIQQKWCHEAPFYTLGPLVTDIAPGYDHITSAIGAAIMGWSGASLLCYVTPAEHLSLPNAEDVRQGCIAYKIAAHAADIARGRPGARDRDDELSRARFEFRWKDQFRLSLDPEAAQAKHDSTLPEEGFKDARFCSMCGPKFCSMRITQDLHKIVQEHTDHVKAGVVAPKLDAAAEVPQGIGA, from the coding sequence ATGAGTCAAAACGTCACCCAAATGCACCGCGCGAAAGCCGGGGAAATCACCCCGGAGATGAAAATCGTCGCGCAAAAAGAGCGCGTCGAACCGGAATTTGTCCGGCAGGAAGTGGCCCGGGGGCGCGCCATCGTTCCGGCGAACGTGAACCATTTGAAACACCGATTGGACCCCATGATCATCGGCATCAACTTCAACTGCAAGTTGAACGCCAACCTCGGCAATTCGGCCACGACCTCCGACATTCAATGCGAATTGAACAAGGTGGACATGGCGGTCAAATACCACGCCGACACGTTGATGGACTTGTCCACGGGCAAAGATCTGGACCCCACCCGCGAAGCGATCATCAAACACAGCACCGTTCCCGTGGGCACCGTGCCGATTTACGGCGTGTTGGCCCGCTGCGGCAAACCGGAGGACATGACGGCCGAGCTCTTTTTGGACGAAGTGGAGAAACAGGCCCGCCAGGGCGTCGATTACATGACGATCCACGCCGGACTTCTCAAGGACCACATCCCCTTGACGAAAAGCCGCATCACCGGCATCGTCTCCCGGGGCGGGTCCATTATGGCGCAGTGGATGCTGGCGCACAATCAAGAAAACTTTTTGTACACCCGGTTCGGGGAACTGTGTGAAATATTTAAGCAACACGACGTCAGCTTCTCCCTCGGCGACGGCCTGCGGCCCGGGTGCCTGCACGACGCCAACGACGAGGCGCAATTCGGCGAACTGAAAGCGCTGGGCGATTTGACGCTCAAGGCCTGGGCCCACGACGTTCAGGTCATGATCGAAGGGCCGGGGCATGTCCCCATGCACCTCATTAAAATGAACGCTGAAATCCAGCAGAAGTGGTGCCACGAAGCGCCCTTCTACACCCTGGGGCCTCTCGTGACGGACATCGCCCCCGGCTACGACCACATCACCTCGGCCATCGGCGCCGCCATCATGGGGTGGTCCGGCGCGTCGCTCCTGTGCTACGTCACGCCGGCCGAACATCTTTCACTGCCCAACGCCGAGGACGTCCGTCAGGGCTGCATCGCCTACAAAATCGCCGCCCACGCGGCCGACATCGCCCGGGGCCGCCCCGGCGCCCGCGACCGCGACGATGAACTGTCCCGCGCTCGCTTCGAGTTCCGCTGGAAGGATCAATTCCGTCTTTCCTTGGACCCGGAAGCCGCCCAGGCGAAACACGATTCGACGCTGCCCGAAGAGGGGTTTAAGGACGCGCGTTTTTGCTCCATGTGCGGCCCGAAATTCTGCTCCATGCGCATCACCCAGGACCTGCACAAGATCGTTCAAGAGCACACGGACCACGTAAAGGCGGGCGTCGTCGCGCCGAAGTTGGACGCGGCGGCCGAGGTTCCCCAGGGGATCGGGGCGTAA
- a CDS encoding homoserine kinase: MTSKLFFSVTVRVPASSANMGPGFDALGIALSLHDEWTVRGGDFPTPLGIDTGGSVGVPTNGTNLAYRAFRRVFAMRRRALPALRFTLKSALPVAGGLGSSSAAIVGGLVAANAVLGRPLSSDALLDEAAAFEGHPDNVAPALLGGFCSAVIVGKNVRCVARTDPRIFRGLVAVVVTPDFALKTEKARAVLPVRVRRADAVFNTGRAALLASALLSGRRDLLAVAMDDRLHQPYRKALIPGFAGVLKSATAAGAHGAALSGAGPTILALAPASRGAAVGRAMERAFGRARVRATAKILSIDTRGAVVSSLRKASIA; the protein is encoded by the coding sequence ATGACTTCGAAGCTGTTTTTTTCGGTCACGGTCCGGGTCCCGGCGTCTTCCGCCAATATGGGTCCGGGGTTCGACGCGTTGGGAATCGCCCTGTCGCTCCACGACGAATGGACGGTGCGGGGGGGGGATTTTCCAACCCCGCTGGGGATCGACACCGGGGGCTCCGTTGGCGTTCCCACGAATGGGACCAATTTGGCTTACCGGGCTTTCCGCCGGGTGTTCGCGATGCGCCGGCGCGCGTTGCCCGCGTTGCGCTTCACGTTGAAAAGCGCCCTGCCGGTTGCGGGGGGATTGGGATCCTCCTCGGCGGCCATTGTCGGAGGCCTCGTGGCCGCCAACGCCGTGTTGGGCCGTCCCTTGTCCTCGGACGCTTTGCTGGACGAGGCGGCCGCTTTTGAGGGGCACCCGGACAACGTCGCTCCCGCCCTTTTGGGAGGTTTTTGCTCGGCGGTCATCGTTGGGAAAAACGTCCGCTGCGTCGCCCGGACGGATCCCCGGATTTTTCGGGGGCTCGTCGCCGTGGTCGTGACGCCGGATTTCGCTTTGAAAACCGAAAAAGCCCGGGCCGTGTTGCCCGTCCGGGTCCGTCGGGCCGACGCCGTGTTCAACACGGGGCGGGCGGCCCTGCTGGCCAGTGCGTTGTTGTCCGGACGTCGCGATTTGCTGGCCGTCGCCATGGACGACCGGTTGCACCAACCCTACAGGAAGGCGCTGATCCCGGGGTTCGCGGGGGTTTTAAAATCGGCGACCGCGGCGGGCGCCCACGGGGCGGCGCTCTCCGGAGCCGGGCCCACGATCTTGGCGTTGGCGCCGGCGTCGCGCGGAGCGGCGGTGGGGCGGGCAATGGAACGCGCGTTCGGCCGCGCCCGCGTGCGGGCGACGGCCAAAATATTGAGCATCGATACCCGGGGGGCTGTCGTCTCCTCGTTGAGAAAGGCGTCAATCGCATGA
- a CDS encoding aspartate kinase: MSQIVVMKFGGSSVADADRIKNVAHRVIAKRRAGHRVVVVVSAPGDMTDDLIEMAEKITERPSGREMDMLLSTGEQVSIALLSMAINHQGVQAVSLTGPQAGIFADADHTRARIVDIRPKKIFDQLKKGRVVIVAGFQGLNPNEDIATLGRGGSDLTAVALAAALKADVCEIYTDVKGVYTTDPRIAPEAQKIDRISFEEMLELAGAGAQVMQPRSIEVGKKYNVDIHVRSSFTDDAGTLITAEVPRMEDVVVSGVAYDPKQAKITLRNIADRPGVAAKIFGPLADEGINVDMIIQSAPQSGRNDISFTVARGETKKAMSVLDDVSRDLKADEVVLDDKVAKVSIVGIGMRGHPGVAAKLFKTLADAGVNIDMISTSEIKVACIVKEADGPNAVRLAHKAFGLEKPRPAAKR, from the coding sequence ATGAGTCAAATCGTTGTCATGAAATTCGGCGGCAGTTCGGTCGCGGACGCCGACCGCATCAAGAACGTCGCCCACCGCGTCATCGCCAAGCGGCGGGCGGGGCACCGCGTGGTCGTGGTGGTTTCGGCCCCGGGCGACATGACGGACGACTTGATCGAGATGGCGGAGAAAATCACGGAGCGCCCCTCCGGCCGGGAAATGGATATGTTGTTGTCCACGGGGGAGCAGGTGTCGATCGCGCTTCTGTCGATGGCCATCAATCACCAGGGCGTCCAGGCCGTGTCGCTCACGGGGCCCCAGGCCGGTATTTTCGCCGACGCGGACCACACCCGCGCGCGCATCGTGGACATCCGGCCCAAGAAAATTTTTGATCAATTGAAAAAAGGCCGCGTGGTGATCGTGGCGGGTTTCCAAGGCCTCAACCCCAACGAAGACATCGCGACGCTGGGGCGGGGCGGTTCCGACTTGACGGCGGTGGCCCTGGCCGCGGCCTTGAAGGCCGATGTGTGCGAGATTTACACCGACGTCAAGGGCGTCTACACGACCGACCCCCGCATCGCGCCCGAAGCGCAAAAGATCGACCGCATTTCTTTCGAGGAAATGCTCGAGCTCGCCGGGGCCGGCGCGCAGGTGATGCAGCCCCGCTCGATCGAGGTGGGGAAGAAATATAATGTCGACATTCACGTCCGCTCGTCCTTCACGGACGACGCGGGCACATTGATCACGGCGGAGGTGCCGCGCATGGAAGACGTGGTGGTGTCCGGGGTCGCCTACGACCCCAAGCAGGCGAAAATCACTTTGCGCAACATCGCGGACCGGCCCGGCGTGGCCGCCAAGATCTTCGGCCCCCTGGCCGACGAAGGCATCAACGTCGACATGATCATTCAGTCCGCGCCCCAATCGGGACGCAACGACATCTCTTTTACCGTTGCGCGCGGGGAAACCAAAAAGGCCATGTCGGTGTTGGACGACGTGTCGCGCGATTTAAAGGCCGACGAGGTGGTTTTGGACGACAAGGTCGCCAAGGTCTCCATCGTGGGCATCGGCATGCGCGGGCACCCCGGCGTGGCGGCGAAGCTCTTCAAGACCCTGGCGGACGCCGGCGTCAACATCGATATGATCTCCACCTCGGAGATCAAGGTCGCCTGCATTGTCAAGGAAGCCGACGGTCCGAACGCGGTCCGCCTGGCGCACAAGGCCTTCGGCCTGGAGAAGCCGCGTCCAGCGGCCAAACGATAG
- a CDS encoding citramalate synthase — translation MRKKPAFSAPVVRLYDTTLRDGTQGEGVSLSVDDKLKIASVLDRLGVRYIEGGWPGSNPKDEEFFRRAKSLKLKNAKLSAFGSTRRKDTPAAKDPNLAALVRVGTPVACIFGKSWDLHVTHALRATLDENLKMIGDSVRFLKSKGKEVVYDAEHFFDGYRANAEYALSTLRAALEAGADNLTLCDTNGGALPHHIADIVQDVRRHFPKASLGIHCHNDSDAAVANSLEAVRHGVTLVQGTANGLGERCGNANLMSVIPGVMLKLGLACVTDGQLRFLTEASRYIAEVANQVPHDHQPYVGVSAFAHKGGVHVSAITRHDATYEHMTPAAVGNKRRVLISELAGRSNMILKAREFDIDLEKHPEAVDKVIHQVKALENQGYHYEGAEASFYLLVARIVRPFSPFFDLKGFRVIVEEDRETKALVAEATLKLAVGGRIEHTVAEGHGPIDALDRGLRRALESFYPALKTMSLVDFKVRVIDGAAGTSSKVRVIIASRDAAEEWGTVGVSENIIEASWQALRDAVEYKLLKDVRRKKP, via the coding sequence ATGAGAAAAAAGCCGGCGTTCTCCGCCCCCGTCGTTCGACTCTACGACACCACCCTGCGCGACGGCACCCAAGGGGAGGGCGTCTCCCTTTCGGTCGACGACAAACTGAAAATCGCCTCCGTCTTGGACCGTTTGGGCGTGCGCTACATCGAGGGCGGTTGGCCGGGCTCGAACCCCAAGGACGAGGAATTCTTCCGCCGAGCCAAAAGCCTAAAACTTAAGAACGCGAAGCTGTCGGCCTTCGGCAGCACGCGCCGCAAGGACACGCCCGCCGCCAAGGACCCGAACCTGGCCGCCCTGGTGCGCGTGGGCACGCCCGTGGCGTGCATTTTCGGGAAATCCTGGGATTTGCACGTGACACACGCCCTGCGGGCGACGCTCGACGAAAACCTCAAGATGATCGGCGACTCGGTGCGGTTCCTCAAATCCAAAGGCAAAGAAGTCGTCTACGACGCCGAGCACTTTTTCGACGGCTACCGCGCGAACGCCGAGTACGCTCTCTCGACCCTGCGGGCCGCCTTGGAAGCGGGGGCCGACAATTTGACCTTGTGCGACACCAACGGCGGGGCCTTGCCGCACCACATCGCGGACATCGTCCAGGACGTTCGTCGTCATTTTCCCAAGGCCTCCCTGGGCATCCATTGCCACAACGATTCCGACGCGGCGGTGGCCAATTCCCTGGAGGCTGTTCGCCACGGGGTGACGCTGGTCCAGGGCACCGCCAACGGACTCGGGGAACGCTGCGGCAACGCGAATTTGATGTCCGTCATCCCCGGCGTCATGCTGAAATTGGGACTCGCCTGCGTCACGGACGGGCAGTTGCGGTTTTTGACCGAGGCCTCCCGCTACATCGCGGAGGTCGCCAACCAGGTGCCCCACGACCACCAACCTTACGTGGGGGTTTCGGCCTTCGCGCACAAAGGCGGCGTGCACGTGTCGGCCATCACCCGCCACGACGCCACCTACGAGCACATGACGCCGGCCGCGGTCGGCAACAAGCGACGGGTCTTGATTTCCGAACTGGCGGGGCGTTCCAACATGATTTTGAAAGCGCGGGAATTCGACATCGACCTCGAAAAGCATCCCGAGGCCGTTGACAAGGTGATTCACCAGGTCAAAGCCTTGGAAAACCAGGGCTACCATTACGAAGGCGCGGAAGCGTCGTTTTACCTTTTGGTGGCGCGCATCGTGCGTCCCTTCTCGCCCTTCTTCGATCTCAAGGGGTTTCGGGTCATCGTGGAGGAAGACCGCGAGACCAAGGCCCTGGTGGCCGAGGCCACGCTGAAGTTGGCCGTGGGCGGCCGCATTGAACACACGGTGGCCGAGGGGCACGGGCCCATCGACGCCTTGGACCGCGGCCTGCGCCGCGCCCTGGAATCGTTTTACCCGGCCCTCAAGACCATGAGCCTGGTGGATTTCAAGGTGCGCGTCATCGACGGAGCGGCGGGCACCTCCTCCAAAGTCCGGGTGATCATTGCCAGCCGCGACGCGGCGGAGGAATGGGGCACCGTGGGCGTTTCGGAAAACATCATTGAGGCGTCCTGGCAGGCGCTTCGCGACGCGGTCGAATACAAACTGTTGAAGGACGTCCGCCGCAAAAAACCGTGA